The following are from one region of the Arthrobacter sp. KBS0703 genome:
- a CDS encoding sterol carrier family protein: MAVSRRRIDPEEGRAAVAQWSAAGTPPAAGSAAPSAAGTGAGTAAPEVPRSVIATAVRYSLEEVTARAPGNSVEVRVPPFGVTQCVEGPRHTRGTPPNVIECDAATWLAMVTGTLSWADAVGGGRVAASGLRADLSALLPL; encoded by the coding sequence TTGGCTGTTTCCCGACGCCGGATTGACCCCGAAGAGGGCCGAGCGGCCGTGGCCCAATGGTCGGCCGCCGGCACGCCGCCGGCTGCAGGTTCCGCCGCACCTTCCGCTGCGGGTACCGGCGCAGGTACCGCCGCACCGGAGGTCCCCCGGTCCGTGATTGCGACGGCGGTGCGCTACTCGCTCGAGGAAGTCACCGCCCGGGCACCCGGCAACTCCGTCGAGGTCCGGGTCCCGCCGTTCGGCGTCACCCAGTGCGTCGAAGGCCCGCGCCATACCCGAGGCACGCCGCCGAACGTCATCGAGTGCGACGCCGCCACCTGGCTTGCGATGGTGACCGGCACGTTGAGTTGGGCGGACGCCGTCGGGGGCGGACGGGTGGCTGCCTCCGGACTCCGCGCCGACCTGTCGGCGCTGCTGCCCCTGTAG
- a CDS encoding phosphoribosylaminoimidazolesuccinocarboxamide synthase: MTVAELEGNGSESRRGLDTAPPELPGWNHVYSGKVRDLYVPVDESITQQFGQDCVLVVASDRISAYDHVLSSEIPDKGRILTQLSLWWFDQLEVEHHVLASSVADGVPAAVEGRAMICKKLEMFPVECIARGYLTGSGLVEYRQSGTVCNIPLPPGLVDGSRLEKAIFTPSAKAEVGEHDENITYDAVVSMVGDDIAARLSELTLKIYTKAERTARDRGIILADTKVEFGYDVVTGAITLGDEVLTPDSSRFWDAATYEPGKAQPSYDKQYVRDWLTSAESGWDKASDTPPPALPADVVERTRARYVEAFEKLTGRTFQ; the protein is encoded by the coding sequence ATGACAGTGGCTGAACTTGAGGGCAACGGCAGCGAGTCCAGGCGCGGCCTGGACACCGCGCCCCCGGAGCTTCCGGGCTGGAACCACGTCTATTCGGGCAAGGTCCGCGATCTGTACGTCCCGGTGGACGAGTCCATCACCCAGCAGTTCGGGCAGGACTGCGTGCTGGTGGTGGCCAGTGACCGCATCAGCGCCTACGACCACGTGCTTAGCAGCGAAATTCCGGACAAGGGCCGCATCCTCACCCAGCTGAGCCTCTGGTGGTTCGACCAACTGGAGGTCGAGCACCATGTGCTGGCCTCCTCGGTGGCAGACGGGGTTCCCGCCGCCGTGGAAGGCCGGGCCATGATCTGCAAGAAGCTGGAGATGTTCCCGGTCGAATGCATTGCCCGCGGCTACCTCACCGGCTCCGGCCTCGTGGAGTACCGGCAGTCCGGCACGGTGTGCAACATCCCGCTGCCGCCAGGGCTGGTGGACGGTTCCCGCCTGGAGAAGGCCATCTTCACGCCGTCCGCGAAGGCCGAGGTGGGCGAGCACGACGAAAACATCACCTACGATGCCGTCGTGTCCATGGTGGGCGACGACATCGCCGCGCGCCTGAGCGAGCTGACCCTGAAGATCTACACCAAGGCCGAGCGGACCGCCCGCGACCGCGGCATCATCCTGGCGGACACCAAGGTGGAATTCGGCTACGACGTGGTGACCGGCGCCATCACGCTGGGCGACGAGGTCCTGACGCCCGACTCCTCGCGGTTCTGGGACGCCGCCACGTACGAGCCCGGCAAGGCCCAGCCCTCCTACGACAAGCAGTATGTCCGTGACTGGCTGACCTCGGCCGAGTCCGGCTGGGACAAGGCCTCGGACACGCCTCCGCCGGCTCTACCCGCGGACGTCGTGGAGCGCACGCGGGCCCGCTACGTCGAAGCGTTCGAGAAGCTGACCGGCCGGACGTTCCAGTAG
- a CDS encoding asparaginase, protein MPLNSHATFSVESAVELAVVERSGFVESRHIGAAVVLAADGMVVTQLGDITTPILARSTLKPLQALASMQSGVPLRGAQVALACASHTGSLDHMDVVEGMLKAAGVKEEQLQCPAAWPQDETARTWLTRSEKGKSRLAYNCSGKHAAFLWACTENGWDTHSYLEPNHPLQQRIRTVIEEYSGENIAHLGIDGCGAPVAAISLTGLARAYSKLAKAPGDKNSNARAATIATSMLDYPWAVQGRGEANTIVMEELDVIAKIGAEGILVMATTQGVSVAVKVLDGNLRATSLIGLTLLAAAGAVDIPGVSSVLEKVVEPVLGGGRPVGRIRLGHAVSALLD, encoded by the coding sequence ATGCCACTAAATTCGCATGCCACGTTCTCTGTGGAGTCCGCCGTCGAACTCGCGGTTGTGGAACGGAGCGGATTCGTCGAATCCCGGCACATCGGAGCAGCAGTGGTCCTGGCCGCGGACGGCATGGTGGTCACCCAGCTCGGCGACATCACCACCCCCATCCTTGCCCGCTCCACGCTGAAGCCGCTGCAGGCCCTGGCCTCAATGCAGTCCGGCGTTCCGCTCCGGGGTGCCCAGGTGGCCCTCGCCTGCGCCTCCCACACCGGCTCGCTGGACCACATGGACGTGGTGGAGGGCATGCTGAAAGCCGCCGGCGTTAAGGAGGAGCAGCTTCAGTGCCCGGCCGCCTGGCCGCAGGACGAGACAGCGCGAACGTGGCTCACCCGCTCCGAGAAGGGCAAGTCCAGGCTGGCCTACAACTGCTCCGGCAAGCACGCCGCGTTCCTGTGGGCCTGCACCGAAAACGGCTGGGACACGCACAGCTACCTGGAGCCTAACCACCCCCTGCAGCAGCGCATCCGCACCGTGATCGAGGAGTATTCGGGCGAGAACATCGCGCACCTGGGCATCGACGGCTGCGGCGCCCCCGTGGCCGCGATTTCGCTGACCGGCCTGGCCCGCGCCTACTCCAAGCTGGCGAAGGCGCCCGGCGACAAGAATTCCAACGCCCGGGCAGCCACGATCGCCACGTCGATGCTGGACTACCCGTGGGCCGTGCAGGGCAGGGGTGAGGCCAACACCATCGTGATGGAGGAGCTGGACGTCATTGCCAAGATCGGCGCGGAGGGCATCCTGGTCATGGCCACGACGCAGGGCGTATCAGTGGCGGTGAAGGTGCTGGACGGAAACCTGCGTGCCACGTCGCTGATCGGCCTGACGCTGCTGGCCGCCGCCGGCGCCGTGGATATTCCAGGCGTGTCCAGTGTGCTGGAAAAGGTGGTGGAGCCCGTCCTCGGCGGCGGCCGGCCGGTGGGCAGGATCCGCCTGGGGCACGCCGTTTCGGCCCTGCTGGACTAG
- the dctA gene encoding C4-dicarboxylate transporter DctA yields MKIPDSAALKASSAPSKKKPLYRSLFFQILIAVVAGVLIGHFWPDLGAQLRPLGDGFIQLIKMIIAPLIFLVIVTGISAVGDVKAVGRVGVKALLYFTAATLFALVFGLVVGNIVQPGAGLNIDPSTLSQEAVDAKTGHAVPKDAASFILDIIPTSVIGAFASNSLLQVLFFSVFFGAAIVVIGRERCMPVVSLMETVLELIFKIMSWIMKVAPIGAFGAMAFIIGQYGLDTLGTYAQLIAACYGAALVFIGLLFLVAWGFARVPLWQFLKYTREEFLLALGTASTEAVMPRIMTKLTNAGCSRATTGLVVPTGYSFNLDGAAIYLSISLLFLAQAFGHHLDLGQQLAALGVLLLTSKGMAGVPGSSFLALSATAAALGIFPVAGVALLLGADRLMDSMRVVVNLLGNCVATFVVSKWEGQFDRDVMVRAFKGEITNHDSAIMLGVEDDFEDQELERISGGGQPSPKFRGGPTADQIPEFQMSKPSAAINHE; encoded by the coding sequence ATGAAGATCCCAGATTCCGCGGCGCTGAAGGCGAGTTCGGCGCCGTCGAAGAAGAAGCCCCTGTACAGGTCGCTCTTCTTCCAAATTCTGATCGCCGTCGTGGCAGGTGTTCTCATAGGGCATTTCTGGCCGGACCTAGGCGCTCAACTGAGGCCGCTAGGTGACGGCTTCATCCAGCTCATCAAAATGATCATCGCGCCGCTGATCTTCCTGGTGATCGTCACCGGAATCTCAGCCGTAGGCGACGTCAAGGCGGTCGGAAGGGTAGGAGTCAAAGCACTTCTGTACTTCACAGCGGCCACGCTTTTCGCCCTGGTCTTTGGCCTGGTTGTGGGCAACATCGTCCAGCCGGGAGCCGGCCTGAACATCGACCCGAGCACCCTGTCGCAGGAGGCGGTCGACGCCAAGACCGGCCACGCCGTGCCCAAGGATGCCGCATCCTTCATCCTGGACATCATTCCCACCAGCGTCATCGGAGCCTTCGCCAGCAACAGCCTGCTGCAGGTCCTCTTCTTCTCGGTCTTTTTCGGGGCGGCCATCGTCGTCATCGGCCGCGAGCGCTGCATGCCGGTTGTCAGCCTCATGGAGACCGTCCTGGAACTGATCTTCAAGATCATGTCCTGGATCATGAAGGTGGCCCCGATCGGCGCGTTTGGCGCGATGGCGTTCATCATCGGCCAATACGGGCTGGACACCCTCGGAACCTACGCCCAGCTCATCGCCGCCTGCTACGGCGCAGCCCTGGTCTTCATCGGGCTCCTGTTCCTCGTGGCGTGGGGCTTCGCCCGCGTCCCGCTGTGGCAGTTCCTCAAGTACACGAGGGAGGAGTTTCTCCTGGCCCTCGGCACGGCGTCCACCGAGGCCGTCATGCCGCGCATCATGACCAAGCTGACCAACGCGGGCTGCTCCCGGGCCACCACCGGCCTGGTGGTTCCCACTGGCTACTCGTTCAACCTCGACGGCGCCGCGATCTACCTTTCGATTTCCCTGCTGTTCCTGGCCCAGGCATTCGGCCACCACCTTGACCTGGGGCAGCAGCTCGCGGCACTGGGTGTCCTCCTGCTGACGTCCAAAGGCATGGCCGGCGTCCCCGGATCCTCCTTCCTGGCCCTCTCCGCCACCGCGGCAGCCCTCGGGATCTTCCCGGTTGCCGGCGTCGCCCTCCTCCTGGGGGCCGACCGCCTGATGGACTCGATGCGCGTGGTGGTCAACCTGCTGGGCAACTGCGTGGCCACCTTCGTGGTCTCCAAGTGGGAAGGACAGTTTGACCGTGACGTCATGGTCCGGGCCTTCAAGGGCGAGATCACCAACCACGATTCGGCGATCATGCTCGGCGTCGAGGACGACTTCGAGGACCAGGAACTTGAACGGATCAGCGGCGGCGGCCAGCCGTCACCCAAGTTCCGTGGCGGCCCGACCGCCGACCAGATCCCCGAGTTCCAGATGAGCAAGCCGTCGGCGGCCATCAACCACGAATAG
- a CDS encoding helix-turn-helix transcriptional regulator: MGNGFGEKLRAERLERGLTQAELGKDLYSPSYISLLETGRREPTADVIEELARRLELAPKALEAWSQPISVSDAEYVLAGLYARQAWDLRDYALAAEHAASAARIALEGKNTSAWWNMTYMQAECLMKQGQLKECQRVMEHLLEHPMATESAGLGVRARQMLAALCHGQGQLSAAVEHAQKAVEQCAQLPKGSTLIIGALRALIGALAESGRLDEAWKYCQDMNEQMDEHSMSQLAGEVAWVIGNVAFMRHDYPEGIKHHERAAKLLSPANDIDLWARFNKASAAVRLSSGIVEPETLSAIERAELALSIVGGNKTDQLEVAFIRARWLYLTGDIVAAVQKLREIHAERAALAKHTAGEVSLLLGKSLKAAGESEEALVLLEEAQKEFSAAGAQDRVQQALDAMLEIRLAQRRAAAAEAS; this comes from the coding sequence GTGGGTAACGGATTCGGGGAGAAGCTCCGAGCAGAGCGGCTCGAGCGCGGCCTCACCCAAGCGGAGCTTGGCAAGGACCTCTATTCCCCCAGCTACATTTCCTTGCTGGAGACCGGCCGCAGGGAACCCACGGCTGACGTCATCGAAGAGCTCGCCCGCAGGCTTGAGCTCGCGCCGAAAGCGCTTGAAGCCTGGAGCCAGCCCATCTCAGTCAGCGACGCCGAATACGTCCTGGCGGGGCTGTATGCCCGGCAGGCCTGGGACCTGCGCGACTACGCCCTCGCCGCCGAACATGCCGCCTCGGCCGCGCGCATCGCCCTCGAAGGCAAGAACACCAGCGCCTGGTGGAACATGACCTACATGCAGGCCGAGTGCCTCATGAAGCAGGGCCAGCTGAAGGAATGCCAGAGGGTCATGGAACACCTGCTGGAGCACCCCATGGCCACGGAATCCGCCGGGCTGGGCGTCCGTGCCCGCCAGATGCTCGCGGCGCTGTGCCACGGGCAGGGCCAGCTGAGCGCCGCCGTCGAGCATGCCCAGAAGGCCGTGGAACAGTGCGCGCAGCTGCCCAAGGGCTCCACGCTGATCATCGGCGCGCTCCGTGCGCTGATCGGCGCCCTGGCGGAAAGCGGTCGCCTGGACGAGGCCTGGAAGTACTGCCAGGACATGAACGAGCAGATGGACGAGCACTCCATGTCCCAGCTGGCCGGGGAGGTGGCCTGGGTGATCGGGAACGTCGCGTTCATGCGGCACGACTACCCGGAGGGCATCAAGCACCACGAGCGTGCGGCCAAGCTGCTCTCCCCCGCGAACGACATCGATCTTTGGGCCCGCTTCAACAAGGCGTCGGCCGCCGTCCGGCTCTCCTCCGGGATCGTGGAGCCGGAAACCCTGTCCGCGATCGAACGCGCCGAACTTGCGCTGTCCATTGTGGGCGGCAACAAGACGGACCAGCTCGAGGTGGCCTTCATCCGCGCCCGCTGGCTCTACCTGACCGGCGACATCGTGGCGGCCGTGCAGAAACTGCGGGAGATCCACGCCGAGCGCGCCGCACTGGCCAAGCACACGGCCGGCGAGGTGTCGCTGCTCCTGGGCAAATCACTCAAGGCAGCGGGCGAATCCGAGGAGGCGCTGGTCCTCCTCGAAGAAGCGCAGAAGGAGTTCAGCGCCGCCGGCGCCCAGGACCGCGTGCAGCAGGCCCTCGACGCCATGCTGGAGATCCGGCTCGCGCAGCGCCGGGCCGCCGCGGCCGAAGCCAGCTGA
- a CDS encoding ABC transporter ATP-binding protein produces the protein MAKQSSFFRSVSRLYPHVKPILPRLVMGLLCALLASVVALTIPQVLRVLINDSLRHGATAAAVWSSAGVILALGIAEAALVALRRTFVINPATTVETRMRVSLYAHLQDLTVSFHDRWGSGQLLSRAMTDLNFLRRWMAFGAIMLVVTTLTVVIGVVVMFTMSWQLALIFLAAAVPIMAYGFRFRTRFSKVARRSQDQAGDLATTVEESVHGIRVLKAFGRSREALETFNGQAEELRQTEIAKAKHQATFSMVVTLLPELGLGAGLVAGIMLVADGQLTIGALVAFFATAAVIAAPVEFSGMLLAMALTAKSALDRHFEVMDSQNTITSPAAPRRPAELKGALSFNNVTFAFDDAPDKPILRDIRLDIRPGETMALVGITGSGKSALLQLVPRLYDVTEGSITIDGVDLRAFSVEELRTVVGVAFEDTTLFSSSVRDNVLLGARTAAVQTTTAVPGAGEDPGDGLEQILEEALDTAQAHFAYSLPDGLDTLIGEEGLSLSGGQRQRIALARAIAAKPTVLVLDDPLSALDVNTEELVERRLREVLSGTTTLIVAHRPSTVALADRVALLEEGRIAAVGTHAELLADNAHYRYVIASLETEPRDLDSELSALEDEAGEHIR, from the coding sequence ATGGCCAAGCAAAGTTCATTTTTCAGATCCGTCAGCCGACTGTACCCCCACGTTAAGCCAATCCTCCCCCGGCTGGTGATGGGGCTGCTGTGCGCGCTCCTGGCCAGCGTGGTGGCGCTCACCATCCCCCAGGTGCTGCGGGTCCTCATCAACGATTCCCTGAGGCACGGCGCCACCGCGGCGGCCGTGTGGTCCTCCGCGGGCGTCATCCTGGCCCTGGGCATCGCCGAGGCCGCGCTGGTGGCCCTCCGCCGCACATTCGTCATCAACCCTGCCACGACAGTGGAAACCAGGATGCGGGTCTCGCTGTACGCCCACCTGCAGGACCTGACAGTCTCCTTCCATGACCGGTGGGGATCGGGGCAGCTGCTCTCCCGCGCCATGACGGACCTGAACTTCCTCCGGCGCTGGATGGCGTTCGGCGCCATCATGCTGGTGGTGACCACGCTGACGGTGGTGATCGGCGTCGTCGTGATGTTCACCATGAGCTGGCAGCTGGCCCTCATCTTCCTCGCCGCGGCTGTACCCATCATGGCCTACGGCTTCCGTTTCCGGACGCGCTTCAGCAAGGTGGCACGGCGCAGCCAGGACCAGGCCGGGGACCTCGCCACGACAGTGGAGGAATCCGTCCACGGCATCCGCGTGCTGAAGGCCTTCGGCCGAAGCCGGGAAGCGCTGGAGACCTTCAACGGCCAGGCCGAGGAACTCCGCCAGACCGAGATCGCCAAGGCCAAACACCAGGCCACCTTCAGCATGGTGGTCACGCTTTTGCCGGAACTCGGGCTGGGCGCAGGCCTGGTGGCGGGCATCATGCTGGTGGCGGACGGGCAGCTCACCATCGGCGCGCTCGTGGCATTCTTCGCCACCGCGGCCGTCATCGCTGCCCCCGTGGAGTTCTCCGGCATGCTGCTGGCCATGGCCCTGACCGCTAAGAGCGCCCTGGACCGCCACTTCGAGGTCATGGATTCGCAGAACACCATCACCAGCCCGGCGGCACCCCGGCGGCCGGCCGAGCTGAAGGGCGCCCTGAGCTTCAACAACGTCACGTTCGCCTTCGACGACGCCCCGGACAAGCCGATCCTCAGGGACATCCGGCTGGACATCCGGCCCGGCGAAACCATGGCCCTCGTGGGCATCACCGGAAGCGGCAAGAGCGCCCTCCTCCAGCTCGTGCCCCGGCTCTATGACGTCACGGAAGGCTCCATCACCATCGACGGCGTGGACCTGCGCGCCTTCAGCGTGGAGGAACTTCGCACCGTGGTGGGCGTGGCGTTCGAGGACACGACGCTCTTCTCGAGCTCCGTCCGGGACAACGTGCTCCTGGGGGCACGGACTGCGGCGGTCCAAACAACGACTGCCGTCCCCGGCGCCGGTGAAGACCCCGGGGACGGCCTCGAACAAATCCTGGAGGAAGCGCTGGACACCGCCCAGGCCCACTTCGCCTACTCCCTGCCCGACGGCCTGGACACCCTCATCGGCGAGGAGGGGCTGAGCCTGTCCGGCGGCCAGCGGCAGCGCATTGCCCTGGCCCGCGCCATCGCTGCCAAGCCCACGGTGCTGGTCCTCGACGATCCGCTGTCCGCCCTGGACGTCAATACCGAAGAGCTCGTGGAACGCCGGCTGCGCGAGGTGCTGTCAGGGACCACCACGCTGATCGTCGCGCACCGGCCGTCCACCGTGGCCCTGGCGGACCGGGTGGCGCTGCTCGAGGAAGGCCGCATCGCCGCTGTCGGAACCCACGCCGAGCTGCTCGCCGACAACGCCCACTACCGGTACGTCATCGCCAGCCTGGAGACTGAGCCCCGCGACCTGGACTCCGAGCTGTCGGCCCTCGAAGACGAAGCAGGGGAACACATCCGATGA
- the purD gene encoding phosphoribosylamine--glycine ligase has product MKVLVIGPGGREHAIVRSLLADPNVSEVHAAPGNAGISKLVPTHAIDGNDPEAVAALATRLDVDLVVVGPEAPLAAGVSDAVRAAGIPVFGPSKAAAQLEASKAFAKQVMAEAGVPTAMALVAGNAEEAAAALDTFGAPYVVKDDGLAAGKGVVVTNNRDEALAHAQSCFDAGGTVVIEEFLDGPEVSVFVLCDGRNTVALSPAQDFKRIYDNDEGPNTGGMGAYTPLEWAPEGLVQEVIDRVAQPTVNEMGRRGTPFVGVLFVGLALTSRGTRVIEFNVRFGDPETQAVLARLKTPLGALLLAAAKGELDKAEELRWSKDTAVAVVVASENYPDTPRTGDRIRGLKKVDELDGVHVIHAGTKLDDEGKVVSAGGRVLAVVALGSDLVEARERAYDGVELVQLEGAQFRSDIGGKAARGEIKVASAAAAPSAAKAGSTPKEKA; this is encoded by the coding sequence GTGAAGGTACTCGTCATTGGCCCCGGCGGCCGCGAACACGCCATTGTCCGCTCCCTGCTTGCAGATCCCAACGTTTCCGAAGTCCATGCGGCTCCGGGCAACGCCGGCATCAGCAAGCTTGTCCCAACGCACGCCATTGACGGGAACGATCCGGAGGCCGTGGCGGCGCTGGCCACCCGGCTGGACGTCGACCTGGTGGTCGTCGGGCCGGAAGCGCCCCTCGCCGCCGGCGTATCCGATGCCGTCCGTGCCGCGGGCATTCCCGTGTTCGGGCCCAGCAAGGCAGCAGCCCAGCTCGAGGCCTCCAAGGCCTTTGCCAAGCAGGTCATGGCCGAAGCCGGCGTGCCCACCGCCATGGCGCTCGTGGCGGGCAACGCCGAGGAAGCCGCAGCGGCCCTGGACACCTTCGGCGCACCCTACGTCGTCAAGGATGACGGCCTGGCCGCGGGCAAGGGCGTGGTGGTCACCAACAACCGCGACGAAGCCCTCGCCCACGCGCAGAGCTGTTTCGACGCCGGCGGCACCGTGGTGATCGAGGAATTCCTGGACGGCCCCGAGGTTTCCGTGTTCGTCCTGTGCGACGGCCGCAACACCGTTGCCCTGTCCCCGGCACAGGACTTCAAGCGCATCTACGACAACGACGAAGGCCCCAACACCGGCGGCATGGGCGCCTACACGCCGCTGGAGTGGGCTCCGGAAGGCCTCGTCCAGGAAGTCATCGACCGCGTGGCCCAGCCCACCGTGAACGAGATGGGCCGCCGCGGCACCCCCTTTGTGGGCGTCCTGTTCGTCGGCCTCGCGCTGACGTCCCGCGGCACCCGCGTCATCGAATTCAACGTCCGTTTCGGCGATCCCGAAACCCAGGCCGTGCTGGCCCGGCTCAAGACGCCGCTCGGTGCCCTGCTCCTGGCAGCTGCCAAGGGCGAACTGGACAAGGCAGAAGAGCTGCGCTGGTCCAAGGACACCGCAGTCGCCGTCGTCGTGGCGTCCGAAAACTACCCCGACACCCCTCGGACCGGCGACCGCATCCGCGGCCTCAAGAAGGTGGACGAGCTGGACGGCGTCCACGTGATCCACGCCGGGACCAAACTCGACGACGAAGGCAAGGTGGTTTCCGCCGGCGGACGCGTGCTCGCGGTGGTGGCGCTGGGCTCCGACCTCGTCGAAGCCAGGGAAAGGGCGTACGACGGCGTGGAGCTGGTTCAGCTGGAAGGCGCCCAGTTCCGTTCGGACATCGGCGGCAAGGCCGCCCGCGGCGAAATCAAGGTGGCGTCTGCTGCCGCGGCCCCGTCGGCTGCCAAGGCCGGCTCCACTCCTAAAGAAAAGGCATGA